In the Propionispora vibrioides genome, one interval contains:
- a CDS encoding GtrA family protein, translating to MAGRQLTQLLRFCIVGFANMTVDFAVFFVLTYYGMRYLPAQVLSYSAGVVNSFILNRTWTFRLTSRPQMAEIVKFCCLNGASLGVSTGILFIAQDMFQLNLWLGKLAATAGGVAVNFIGSRCWVFRRAAGE from the coding sequence TTGGCGGGACGGCAGCTGACACAATTGCTGCGCTTTTGCATTGTGGGATTCGCTAATATGACCGTGGACTTTGCGGTGTTTTTTGTATTGACCTATTACGGTATGCGGTATTTGCCGGCTCAGGTGCTTTCTTATTCGGCCGGGGTGGTCAATAGTTTTATTCTCAACCGGACCTGGACTTTTCGTTTGACATCCCGGCCGCAGATGGCGGAAATTGTAAAGTTCTGCTGTCTGAACGGAGCCTCCTTAGGTGTATCGACCGGAATCTTGTTTATCGCCCAGGATATGTTTCAGCTCAACCTGTGGCTGGGCAAACTGGCTGCCACGGCCGGTGGCGTGGCGGTCAACTTTATTGGCAGCCGGTGCTGGGTGTTCCGCCGGGCGGCAGGTGAGTAG